The window CATgctctgaagttgtaacttcagatctagactcctcTAAGTCCTTTGAGTCATAAAGTTATTgaatttatcaagctttggccctTCTCTTTGGCTTAAACCTctcccttagcttggttttggcatttaggaccttgcatgtacgtaaagtttgaaactttacgtggaaaccatgccctaggaggctagatctacaatttggagccttggtcttgcttaaaagcgtctgaatgagaaatagactgaagggactcgacgagttgcatggtcaactcgacaagtcggaTGAAGATTTCCTGTATTGGTTctgcatggactcgatgagtcagtgagatgactcgacaagttagttagggtttttcccGATATTTGGACaccgcatggactcgacgagttgtctagaaactcggcgagtcaactagggttttcacgattttttgagttttggaaggactcgacgagttgggtcaacatgggctgttgaccttgaccgttgactttgactttgaccaagggttgaccagtttgacttctaggggtattttagtaatttgggaatttatgaaagTGGATCATTGATGGATGTAGGTGATTGAGTTTGGAGCTGTATTTGGAGAGTTTGACATTTATCATCCccagctacttgtgaggtgagctgtcctcactatactaacaaggtcgaaggcaccaatgccgaccatTTTCGGATTTTcatccgggtttattgcatgatatgcttattgatttgcatcctggtagttaggatggtgatatatGCTTAGTGACTtggtaggtcggtatcctggtatataggatgatgctatgattagtgatctgttagatcggtttgactgttatacatgctagcatatgatatttatgtgcacatgattgtttgatttgggggttgggttgaggcggacctgctttgtgttgtaggccaacacaAAGCCCAGGGTGGACCGAATAGACTGCAGGCCTGGGAGGGcatactagtcaggccgaaggcccaacaaacggtccagataggctgaaggccctgagaggcgATCCAGATGTGCCGATGGCTCGAAGAGCGGTCTAGATAGACTGATTGCCATGCGAAGCTGTCTAGTCtggctgatggctcattatgcatgttgtttgtttatatcaTATTGATACAGTTTGTATGGCgttgatattttgggggaactcactaagcttcagacttacagttttggattttgtttcaggtagttatgatgatcgcgggaaggcaaagatGTGATTGTGCATctctttatgtttttatgatttgattatgggatGCTCTGAcactaaactattttgaaaataaatttgtaataattattggtttttgaataatttaaaaagtttaaatttgacatgatttttatgggtgttacaccacCTGTGACCACATTTACTCATGCTATCACTCACCACCTACCGTCATCATCACCCCACTACATCACCCACCAATTACCCTACCACTAACCACCATTATTCCCCACTACCAGTCTTTATACGAAAACAAAATAAATCCAAATCTATATCTCTTTACTTGATAAGTATGTTTAAAACATGAAATCATCACACATCTTCCTAGTTCCTGCATCCTATTTTGTATTCGAAAACATTCTTATTTATCACCTACAAGATACACACAATCAACAATTAATTTCAAATGTAAAACATGCAATCACCTTTTTATCACTTGCAAAACACATGCAATCATAAAATCTTTATCGCCTATTAATTGGTTTATGTTCTATGTCGGGGTTTTCCATTTTTGGGATTAATTTGTCTACAAAACATTGGTATCGTTCATCTAAAGAAAAACTAGGGAGGCAATGATTCATCCAAATCACAAACCAAGGGGTAGGGATTGCAAAACTTATTTCTTTCTTCATTATCACCGGAAAAAACACATACAACCACTAAGAGTATGAGAGAATTATAACACGTTGGAGAACAAGTAAGAATGGGAGGAGAGAATGGTCATGATGGATGCCTACGATACTGTAGAGTAGGTAATGTATAGGGGGAGGCGAGAACCGATGAGAGGGTGAATGGAAACGAGGAGGGGGGAGAGTTTGGGTTGAAAGCTTTTAGGCcttttaggtttttttttaaatttttatttattttttaatttttcttaattttttattttacacAAATGGTCTCGCAAGttttaaaaatgataaaattttttttagaaaaagataaaaaaaaaattgcattttcaTCATTTTACACCTATTTAATGGAGCCATATTGATGATAACCCTCTTGTCTCATGACCATACATGCAACTTTTGAAAACCATAAGAATGAGCCATGCAAAAATTGAAAAGTTAGACTAAAACTGCATGAGTATaaatccttgggaccaaaaatataatatttactCATATTTGTTTTACGAGACTTGTGAATTGTGATTGCGCTTTGTAAAATACTTGCTTCCAATCCTTAACATTTTTAGATCCAAAGAAATTGTTCAAATCTTTACAATATAATATTACTATTTGACATATTCGATTTAGTCAATGTGTACATAAATACTAAAATACATAATTACATATAAACTAAGAGAGTGTTTGGGATTTGGGAAAGCttaaaaaaggaaaagaaaaaaaaaaagcaaacttAAACCTTCCATTGAAGAATAAAAAAGAGGTAAGCCTTGTCAACCTTATCATATAACAGGTAACTCGTGAAAAAACAACATTTAAGTAAATATAGCGTTTTGACATCTAGACCTTTTGGTTAAGATTCTTTACTTCAACCATTGGGTCTAGTTCTAGTGTAGGACCCACTCAAGAAATTGATACCACTAAAAACAATGTAACAGCAAGGATTCAACACATGAAATAAAAGCAATCGTATCCATATTTGGTGAGGGGGTTAATGTAGATCATGTCACTTGCTAACCAACCAATAAAGCAACACCAAACCCTTTTCAGTTTTCAACGTATGTGAATACAGAAAGTGTAAGACCACACCTTGTTTGTTCATTTCATGAATAGTCAATATTCATCTACATGAATGGGACCCGCTAAGATACTTACATGTTACATGCTTCTTTCTATAGCCATGTTAAATCTTATCTCTCTACGTTGTCAGAGTAACTATCAACTATGAAGTATTGATGTTTTAAATGATAAattatcaaataaaaatatattaaagtgAGTCTTCAACATTTAAGACTAAAGCATTACACGTGATCATTCACAACTGGTCTAGATATTTCAATCCTATATATATGTTGTAATATGTTCTCGATGATATTATTGGTGTAagcataataaacaaatcaataaaagtcCATTGAAATTTATTGCAATAGAAAGATTAAACCGTGAATGCCTCGTTAGAGTTTTTTGCATGAGTGCCCTGTCATGCAATTTGTGAATTATATatttaacaaaacaaaattatATGGTTGGAGTAAAATAACACTCCAACTTATCATTTTATCATTTTGCAGCACCTCAACAATTAAGCTTCTATAAGGGTTATAATATGTCTAATATAAAAACCCTATTAATAACTGTCCGGAATAAATGAGAAAATCGTACACAcataatatttatttaactttgtTGGGTCAATATGACCTATGTCTATAGAGCACAACAAAGTATATGTATTCACTAGCTTGAATACGATAGTATAATATAATTGAAACCGTAGCTACAAAATACAAACATAAACCCTAACTAGAACATTGTCTGGCCAGATACTCCAAATACTTGTCCTGCTGAAAATCGGTGTCGGGTTTATTTCGGATCTTCGGTTCTTAATTCACATTTAACAAGAACAATACAAATAAGGCATATGAATATATTTTACAATATATACATTAAACTTGATTATAAACTGAATTACAAAAGACAAACATCTTTCTTATATATATCAGCAACaaataagaaatataaattattacaCTTAATCCATTACAGGAATCAGATTTCATCTTCCATGCAATACTCCAATATGACATTCATTTGTATACGCGACTGAACCTATAAATTTGAACATAATCACTGTAAAAATCTAATGTTTTAACATTAATTTGACATCTTATTACTATTCAGACTTTTTAATCTGAATTCCCAAAAACAAATTTACTACCAAATTTTCAATGGGTATTTGTTTATGGAATCATTCCATGGATTATCGTATTCCGATTCAGAATCCCTTATCCATTTCCACACTAAGCTTCCCACCTTGAACCCGGTTCCAAACGCTATCATCCACATTTTATCTCCCTTTTTTACCCTTCCTTTGGCTTCAAAATAAGCCAACTCGTAAAACACTAGGCTACTCGAAGTATTCCCGAACCGGTTCAAAGTCATCCTGGCCGGTTCAGTCACCGAGTCACTGAATTTCATGACTCGTCCAACTTGCTCGATAACTGCTTTCCCGCCTGTATGCACACAGATATGCTCAAACGCAGCCGTAAAGTCCGGCATCACTGGCTTATACTGCCCGCCGGAGAGAGTCGTCGCCACCACGGAGTACACGTAAGTCACGAGCTGATTCAGAGGCAGAACCCTTGGGGCGAGGATtttgatgtgttcccggaggttTACGCCGGCGACTCGTATTAAATCTTTGGTGAGAGAAATTCCGGTGACGCCTTTGACGTCTTCCTCTTGGAAAGCAGCATGATAGGCGGAGTCGTCGGCCCCGTGGTGGGTTCTGAGAGAGTGGGTAAGCTCCATTTTCGCCGATGAACGGCGGGATGGGTCGTTGGTAATCATCACCGCCGCACAGCCAACGCGAAAGATGCAGTTTGTTACCAACATCGATCTTTCTTCACCTTCGTACCAGTTTAGCGTAATATTCTCGGTGATGACAACCAGAACATTCTTGATTTTCCGGCCAGCCCCACGTAAGATTTGGGCAGCTAAATCAATAGAAATAACGCCGGAGCTACACCCCATTCCGCTAAGATTATATGTTTTCACATCGGGTTTGAGTTTGTAGTGATTCATAATAAGAGAGGAAAGAGAAGGGGAGGGTGAAAAACATCCACAGGTAACGATCACCGCGTCGATTTCCTCCGGCTGTATTTGGGTTTTTGATAAGAGGGAATCGACGGAAGAGAATATCCCTTCCTTCGCCTCCTCTATGGCGCTTTTCATCGTCGGAGTTTGATTTTCTTCAAACATAAACGGCGGTGCATATGTGTCGTTTCCTAACCCGGATTTCGAGTATATATTACGCATGAATTCGATCGGCTCCGGCGAACTGAAGCGTGCAGCGTGGAGTATAAAATCATTTGCCATATCATAAGTACATTTCCGGTGCGATGGCGGTTGGTAGCAGGAATAGTTAAGGAGGAAGACGGGGTAAGGGCGGGAGCGAagatggaggaggaggaggaagccgGCGGATAAGGAGGTGATGGTGGTTAAGAGAAGGTGGGTGGAGAGAAAGTGCAGGACTGCGGTAGTGATAGGTTGGCGGTATAAAGCGGCGGTGGCGTGGAGGAGGAAGGTGGAACATAAGAgtgcaaagaagatgatttggaGGCGACGGTGGATGGGCAAGGAGGCGAAATCCATCTTACTAGCAAATGGTATAAGGCTTCAAGGAGCATGTACTACATACAAATTACTTGCATGATTTTTAAGATTTTAGGGGGAACGTATTGGAATTTATAGAAAAAGATGGTAGGCTTTTGCGTGCGAACGTGAAATTACAAATTTGACGATTATTATAAGTTGATTATATCAAGTAAATTTCACTAATAGTTCCTATAGCATGGCCAAATCTGCATATTTTATCCCTAACATTTGTTTTTTATCGGACCATTTATAGGTTGATTATATTTCAATTTTATTCCTactcgagttaaaaaaaaaaaccattttatccttaattatttttttgattatttttttaattgtttttaactTTGTATACGATTAAATAAGAATGGAACTAGAGCCATACCCTTCTTTATCGTCAACCTTCCCTTCAAGACTCATTTTTCTTTTTTCCATATCATACAATCGCCTCTACCATTTCACCTATTATCATTCTCCTCCATCCTTTCCCTTTAATTCGGGTTTGCTCCACCACATACACAAATTTATATAAACCTCTCAtgtaaccttcttcttcttctttcgatCATACTCATCTATATGTATACGTTTATGTATTAAGAAAACACCCACTCATTGATCAATTTAAATAATTTAGTCTATATTATTGTCAAAGGTTGTTATAACTTTCCATACACTGTACCTTAATTTCCTATTGTAATTATGATAGGTTGTGTATATTTTTTTAGGCATCTCAATGACAATTAATCAATTCAGCCAAATTATCTTTAGCTCGTATATGGTAGCAAAGCTTAACATCATcgatccaaaccctaaaaatctccCATCTTCATGTTCGAAAACTCTTTAGCTCGTATATGGTATCATCTGTCAACCTACAATCCTTTCTGCATGTCATCTTCGAAAACCCTAGTCCAGATTAACGCCACTAGCCATTTTCCCCATCAAGCTAAACACTCCTAACTTTCTAGTATGGCGAAAACAGATCTACTCTTATTGGACTCTTACTTGACGATTTTATCACCGGAACAACAAGGCCTCCATTGCAAGAAATTGTAGATAAGAATGTGATGAAACCAAACCCAAACTACCTGGAATAGACAAGACCAAATTGTCTTTAGTGCTCTCCTCGGGTCCTGTTCTGATATTATCCAAACAACAGCCGCATCTGCTTCTACTGCCCAGGAGGCTTGGATCGGCTCACAACAAGTAATGTAAGCACCTTTACATCCGGAATTATCTCCTTAATATCCAAACTTGGAAAAACAATACAAAGTGTAATCGACCAGTTGTTGACTTCTTACATGATATGCGCTCTATTATTGTAACACCCGCAAAATACGGCTAGTCAAATTGACTATTATAAGCGTTAAAATGGActttctgatagaagattatttatgataaataatcttaaccaaagttatagtacaTGTAACAAGGATTCTGCATAtataagaacacccaaatctttTCTTCTTgagaggaagttacgatttttttaatatttcagCGTAGCAATATATGGCTCAGAAACCGAAATTGGAATCAGTTGATTCTTTGGaaaaaatctaaatgagagttgaggaTCTCGTCAATAACTATCCGTCAATATAAAGATAATCAAGAACGGATGTCATATAtgagagttatgaattttaacggactttaacagtctaagcctgttaaaatttaaatataactttaaaaataaaatcaaaactagccgacatagtctaaatgaaagttgtagatcttgtcgatAGCTATAAGTGGATATAAAGtccgtcgaaaacgaagctcctatgaagaagatatggactTTCTAGGGAACATAAATTCTTTGCTCGCACCCGCGCACAACGACAAAGTGCACCACACACAGTGACACTCCAACCAACATGTGACACGTGGCACCCTACAGAAAGTGACACGCCACTCTCTTCCGACCAGATGCGCGGCGTGCGCCTTATCTATGTGTGATGTGCAATCCAAATTCAACTATAAATAAGAGTGGAAATTCAGTTTATTCCCACAcccttcaaacattttttttctcgATTTCTCTAAATTCTAAGCCCTTTGTCCCTTAAGTTTTTAGTCGGCGAAGCCCTAGGGTATCTAATAACTGGCAATTAGGAGCTCTCGAGTCAGAGTTCTTCCCGCTTAATTCTCAGCTTTTATCAGTATACTATATATGTTAAGTTACACTTATTTTATTcaagtgtaacttttaattatagtcatagtcgttattatgaatgcATAATTAAGACTTGTTAGTAATTCTaagtcattatattgattgatctacttacaaagatgatgtctaggctggatttagtgaggtgtttaaagtgggatttccaaacagtatactctatATACTAAACAAACCCTAGCTCTGATATGATCTtacatggttgttccttacttgataaatcttgatgtagacattgggattagtgagaAATCTATATTATCATCAGTCGGCAGGAGTATAAGACTAAACTTAGTGACATTCGTAACAAGGTCACGTTAGAAGAAAAGTCAAGGAGTTTGGCAGAGCGCTGCTGAATTCTCCAGTCATTCACCTAagacaggtgagtgcatagttactttcaaacttacacatagatacacATATTCTAATTGCTTAAATTTTATGTGGGTTGTCttgttatgtttaatatatatacgTGCAACTTGATACCgttattacttgataaaactaaATATATATTATCATACTTAATATTATGATTGGGTAGTAAAGGGTTGTGTGAAATAATAAATGAGAGGTTCTTTTAGGGATTTGTTAGCTAGTGGTCATGATAGGTTAGTAAAAGCCGTGCAAAATAATAAGTCGTGTCTTCCGTGTGTATCCCAAGTATTTTTGTATTGTCATGCGTGTCCCAAGTAATTTTATATTTCGTGCTTATCCCATGTCCTTTTGTactgtcgtgtttatcctaagtACTTTTGTACTGTAGTGCTTAACCAAAGTACTATTGTACTATCGTGCCTGTCGTGACTATCCAAGTACTAAGGTACTAACGTGTTGTTGCGTTTACCTAAAATATTATCATATTGTCGTGCCTAATCACCTAGATTGACACAAGCACTAAAAAACACTAGGGAATGTGTCTTCATTGCTATTATGTGGTAAATGGTTTATATTATAGCATGCCTTAGGTTCCCTATCTAAATTGCTATTAGGTTTAAGGTTTGTTGCTGATCTAGAattaggaaattttatgtgttcaatcTTCTAAACGTTTAAATATGATATTATAACTCACATACGAGTtctcggagtgataaggagaatcATGTGTCCAAACTTTCCTTATCTATATTTTTGTCtaggtacaccgaacgtctgctttgGTGTATAGAACGCCATGATAAGGACTCATAGCGGACTGagaaaatggaggaaatgagaaggcttacgatagtgaatgatacatATCGAAAGATATCGTAGGTAATACCTAAAGATTGGTATCTTTCATTTAGGATACATAACAATACGATACGTTTGAAGTACACTTTTGATTGGCGGAATGGTAGAACTTTTGCTGTAAATCTCTAAAATCATCCTATCGTCTGGCGTTTCcaccaccaaccgagttgaaccAGAATTGCTATTTAAGATACGCCTAAAAGAAGTCCTAGTGGAGTCTAGGAAAAATTTTATGATTGCTTGGACACATTCgcgtgtgttaaattgttttgtgattttatatCTTGGGGATTACGAGACAAAATTTAGGACATGTATGAGtagttgtggaaggtagtatggaccatACTACCGGAAACACATGATTCATACTTAAACCAAGACGAGTCACAAAGTTACTATAGAACTAGTAATTTACTTCGTTTTGTTTATGTCTGTCACTACCATCGTTTTCgtaatgactaagaggatgaATACAttttgaccctagtggtcatatcgaatggAGTCCAACTTGAGAAAAAGTCTGTAGAGTGAGTCAATTGATTTAGAGAACCGTGATCGGTGTAACATACTACTTTAGTCAATAGATTGAGAGAAAAGATAATCGAAGTGATCGATAGAGGTATCACAGTTGTCGTTGATATCAAGCAACTTGTAGCTAAAAGTGTTACATGCTAGAATGTCATTATATcatattagaacatgaaggaaggtatcttTCATTTTGGAGTCTAACtcaaagagacctgagtctatCCATTGCATcgtacgatgagaggtcattagaatatgacccaTCAGTCTGTTACGATAATCAAAGTAGATGGAGTATGAGTCTCCGGTGAAGATAAAATTAAGAATCAAAGAGCaaatgcaagattgagcatcatcAACAGTCAAGAAGTCTAAGAGTTAGAAACTCGATAGAAAAGACATgagagttacggttattacccaGGATGGAAAGGTAATGTGCAGAGTTATTATACAAGctatgttttgttgatgatttcgggacgaaatcatcctaagggggagataattgtaacactcgAAAATTAGGGTTAGTCAAATTGACTATTATAAGCGTTGAAATTGAATttatgataaaagattatttaggataaataatcttaaccaaagttatattaTAAGCGACAAGGATTCtgcacatataaagaacactcaaatctgacttcgtgagaggaagttatgatttttctaatattttaGCGTAGCAGTATATGACTCATAAACCGAAATTGGAATAGTTTGATTGTTaggcaaaacaatctaaatgagcgTTAAAGATCTCATCAATACCTATCCATCAATATAACGATAGTCGAGAATGGATGTCATATAAGAGAGTTATGagtttttaacgaactttaacagtctaagcctgttaaaaatataacattaaaaataaagtcaaaaatagccgaaagagtctaaatgaaagttgtagatctcttcgatagctacacgtggatataaagcccgttgaaaacaaagctcgtatgaagaagatatgggcTTTCTAGGGAACATAAATTCTTTACGTGCACCCGCACACAATGACAAAGTGCACCACGAGCACTAACACTCCACCTAGCatatgacacgtggcaccacacAGAAAGTGACACGTCACTCTCTTTCGACTAAATGTGTGGCGTGCACCTTATCTATTCACGACGCGCATTCCAAATTAACTATAAATAGGAGTCGAAATTAAGTTCATTCCCACACCCTTCAAACATTTTTGTCTTGATTTCTCTTAATTCTAAGCCTTTTCTCCCTTAAGTTTTTAGTCAGTGAAGCCCTGCTGCATCTGATAGCTATAAATTAGGAGGTCTCGAGTCAGAGTTCTGCCCGCTTAATTCCCAGTTTTCATCAATATACTCTGTAAGTTAAACTACACTTATTTTATTcaagtgtaacttttaattatagtcatagtcgttattatgaacctataattaagatttattagTAATTCTAAGTCACTATACCGATTGGTCTACTTATGGGGATGATACCTAGGCTACATTTAGTGAGGTTTTTAAAGTGAGATTTACAAACTATATACTATATATACCAAACGAATCCTATcttcgatatgatcctacctggttgttccttacttgatagatcttgatgtagacattgggattagtgaggaatctagactatcattagtcgcCATGAGTATTAGACTAAACTTAGTGACATTCGTAACTAGGTCACTTCAGAAGAAAATTCAAGGAGTGTGGTGGAGCGTTGGTGAATTCTCCAGTCATTCACCTAAGTCAGGTGAGTGCAAAGTTACTTTCAAAATTACATATAGATACAAGTTTTCTGATTGAGTAAATGTTATGTGCGCTATCTTGTTGTGTTTAATATATATACGTGCAACTTGATATAGTTATTACTTGATTAaactaaatatatatattatcatagtTAATAATATGATTGGGTAGTAAAATCTCTGTGAAATAATAAATGAGAGGTTATGTTAGGGATGTGTAAGCTAGTGGTCATGATAGGTTAGTAAAAGTCGTGCAAAATAATAAGTCGTTTCTATTGTGTCTATCTCAAGTACTTTTGTAGTGTCATGCTTATCCCAAGTACTTTTGTGTTGACACACTTATCACAAGTACTTTTATACTGTCGTGCTTTTCCCAAGTACTTTAGTATTGTCGTGCTTATCCCAAGTACTTTTGTATTGTCGTGCTTAACCAAAGTACTATTATACTATCGTGCCAGCCGTGACTATCACTGTCATGCTTAACCAAAGTACTATTGTACTGTCTTGCCAGCTGTGACTATCCAAAGTAGCCGTGTTGTCATATGTACCCAAAGTATTATCATACTATCGTGCCTAATCACCTAAGAAGTATAGGTGTCTGCTGATAAAGGTCCTTTAATAAAGATCGCTCGAGATCGTCATGTTAGGATTAGTAAGTGAGAATAACGAGAGTGGGGAATTGAGTTgtttgaatgttgaagaatatataattaaatattataacgttgtgggttgaaaaccctatttaCTCCCCAAGTTTCCCAActcgacccactcagtttctttgtatcaaaGGTATCGAAACGAAGGTACTAATAGATAATGTAATTATcttctgagagattcaaggagatgtagaTTGATATTATATTGAGACATTGTAAGtctccgtttatgcttatgtttcttttaTCAGTTATAAAATCCCAAGTTTTGAAAAGCTATCAATGTCAAATGTTTCTTCAGAAATatttaatgttaatattatctcacattgaaataatatttttgggaccaattccgcaacaaaTGAAATACTcagttttaaaataagcataaatgaaaattttaaattaccgtaaatttggggatgtcacaattgttGATGGATTAATGTTAGTTCAAAGCCCCATTCATAAAGAGGACATTCTAGtacacatcctcaaccaacttggTGATGATTATGGCATGATTACAGTTCCACTCAAGGTTCTTGAACAACCTATTTCATATCCAGAGTTGTTCCATAAACTGGTAGGTTTTGAGCGGTCTTTAAAGGAGACTGAGTCATCCACTATGCCTTTGATTGTTACTGCCAGTTACTCTCAAAGACAGCCAGTTCGATTCTCTACTCGCTCCTCACCGGTCTCATACAATCACAATAGTTGGCCAAAATCAAGCACTCAACACAAAGGAAATCGACTTGCAAATACACCTTAGGCTGGTTCAAACAAAAATAATCGGTCTAATTCCTTCTCAGTTTTGTAGTATCTCGCGACATTAAAGATGTGACTGCCGAAATCTGGCAAGGTTCTTAAAGGATAACAACATCGCCTTCAATACCTTTAGTTTTCATCCTAATTCAAATGTTACTACTTCTGTTTCCACACAAAAAATGGCATCACAAACTTGGCTCTTTGACATTGGTGCGTCCCACCACCTAATATATGACTCATCATCTCTTCACTCTATCTCAGAATATGGGGGTCCATAAGAAATCATTCTTGGAGATGGTATAAAACTTTCTATCTCTCATACATGACTTGTTAATATACACGTTGCATCTCGTCCACTAAAATTACCTAACATACTTTTTGTATGTAAACTTTGTAAAATTCTTATATCAGTTGCCAAACTATGTCATACTAATCATGTCTCTGTTGAATTCTTCCTATTTCATTTCCTTGTCAAGGATCTCCGCACAAGGGCATCTCTCATGCATAGAGAGAGCTTTAATGATGTCTATTACTTCTCTTTCTATGCTCTTCCACAACTCAAGACAACTAGAAATGTTTATCCACTTTCTTGGCACCATAAACTTGGACATCCCTCTGTTTGAGTCCACAAGCATATTGTTCAAGACTTAGGTCTTAGTTCTAAATCATTGTCTACTTCCAATAAAGTCATAAGTCGTCATTTGGTGAACACTCGTTTATTGCATCCAAACCTTTACAACTTCTATATTCGGATGTGTGGGGAACTATCAAAAAATCACTTGATGGCTATAAATATTATGTGGTTTTTTTTATTAGTACTCGAAATATATATGGTTTTATCCCATGAAATTCAAATAtgttgtttcaaaaaaaaattcttcaATTCAAAAATCTTGTTGAAAAGTACTTCCAAACCCCAATCATTTCCATCTTCACTGCTAAAGGTGGGGAGTACCAAGGGCTCACTGATTTCCTTCAAAACAAAGAAATTTCTCACTTTTTCACTC of the Lactuca sativa cultivar Salinas chromosome 6, Lsat_Salinas_v11, whole genome shotgun sequence genome contains:
- the LOC111891428 gene encoding 3-ketoacyl-CoA synthase 13 translates to MDFASLPIHRRLQIIFFALLCSTFLLHATAALYRQPITTAVLHFLSTHLLLTTITSLSAGFLLLLHLRSRPYPVFLLNYSCYQPPSHRKCTYDMANDFILHAARFSSPEPIEFMRNIYSKSGLGNDTYAPPFMFEENQTPTMKSAIEEAKEGIFSSVDSLLSKTQIQPEEIDAVIVTCGCFSPSPSLSSLIMNHYKLKPDVKTYNLSGMGCSSGVISIDLAAQILRGAGRKIKNVLVVITENITLNWYEGEERSMLVTNCIFRVGCAAVMITNDPSRRSSAKMELTHSLRTHHGADDSAYHAAFQEEDVKGVTGISLTKDLIRVAGVNLREHIKILAPRVLPLNQLVTYVYSVVATTLSGGQYKPVMPDFTAAFEHICVHTGGKAVIEQVGRVMKFSDSVTEPARMTLNRFGNTSSSLVFYELAYFEAKGRVKKGDKMWMIAFGTGFKVGSLVWKWIRDSESEYDNPWNDSINKYPLKIW